A genomic stretch from Nitrobacter winogradskyi Nb-255 includes:
- a CDS encoding response regulator transcription factor, with protein sequence MPTIALVDDDRNILTSVSIALEAEGYRIMTYTDGASALDGFRTSQPDLAILDIKMPRMDGMETLRRLRQKSDLPVIFLTSKDEEIDELFGLKMGADDFIRKPFSQRLLVERVKAVLRRACPKDPAAAPKESDAKALDRGLLRMDPERHTCTWKNEPVTLTVTEFLILQALATRPGVVKSRNALMDAAYDDQVYVDDRTIDSHIKRLRKKFKVVDDDFEMIETLYGVGYRFKET encoded by the coding sequence ATGCCCACAATTGCTCTGGTCGATGACGACCGCAACATTCTTACATCGGTGTCGATTGCGCTCGAAGCCGAAGGCTATCGCATCATGACCTATACCGATGGCGCGTCAGCGCTCGACGGCTTCCGCACCAGCCAGCCGGACCTCGCGATCCTCGACATCAAGATGCCGCGCATGGACGGAATGGAGACCCTGCGAAGGCTGCGTCAGAAATCCGACCTGCCAGTGATTTTCCTCACCTCCAAGGACGAAGAGATCGATGAACTGTTCGGTCTCAAGATGGGTGCCGACGACTTCATTCGCAAGCCGTTTTCACAGCGCTTGCTGGTAGAACGCGTCAAGGCGGTTCTACGCCGGGCCTGTCCGAAAGACCCGGCCGCCGCGCCCAAGGAGAGCGACGCCAAGGCGCTCGACCGCGGTCTGCTGCGCATGGATCCGGAGCGCCACACCTGCACCTGGAAGAACGAGCCCGTCACCCTGACCGTCACGGAATTCCTGATCCTGCAGGCGCTGGCGACGCGCCCCGGCGTGGTGAAGAGCCGCAACGCGCTAATGGACGCCGCCTATGACGATCAAGTCTATGTCGATGACCGCACCATCGACAGCCACATCAAGCGGCTGCGCAAGAAGTTCAAGGTCGTCGACGACGACTTCGAGATGATCGAAACCCTTTATGGCGTGGGTTACCGCTTCAAGGAAACCTGA
- a CDS encoding phosphoenolpyruvate carboxykinase, with protein MPEIGVRNGAFGADKFGLQNLKAVYWNPGAPQLYEHALRSGEAMVNADGALCAETGIFTGRSPKDKFTVRDAATDKSVWWAGNQSMTPDQFAALYSDFLAHARNMTLFAQDLYGGADPNFRIKTRVFTELAWHSLFIRTLLRRPETSELAAFVPELTVIDLPSFRADPQRHGVRSENVVAIDFTRRIILIGGSHYAGEMKKSIFTTLNYYLPDQDVLPMHCSANVGPGGDSAIFFGLSGTGKTTLSADPGRTLIGDDEHGWSKDGIFNFEGGCYAKCIRLSREAEPEIYAASKRFGAVLENVVHDEVTRVPDFNDGSKTENTRSAYPLEFIPNASLTGCAGQPKNLVMLAADAFGVLPPIARLTPAQAMYHFLSGYTAKVAGTERDLGNEPQPEFSACFGSPFLPRHPGVYGNMLRALIAKHNVDCWLVNTGWTGGKYGTGRRMPIKVTRALLGAALDGSLRGVPFHDDRYFGFAVPTSVPGVEPHILDPIRTWADKIEFDRTARALIGMFRQNFTKFENDVDAEVREAAPGTMMAAE; from the coding sequence GTGCCTGAGATAGGCGTGCGTAACGGCGCCTTCGGCGCCGATAAGTTTGGCCTCCAGAATCTCAAGGCCGTGTACTGGAATCCAGGCGCGCCGCAGCTTTATGAGCACGCACTGCGCTCGGGCGAAGCGATGGTGAATGCGGATGGCGCGCTATGCGCGGAAACCGGCATCTTTACCGGCCGCAGCCCGAAGGACAAATTCACGGTCCGCGATGCGGCCACGGATAAGAGTGTCTGGTGGGCCGGCAACCAGTCGATGACGCCTGACCAGTTCGCCGCGTTGTATTCCGACTTTCTCGCGCACGCCCGGAACATGACGCTGTTCGCGCAGGACCTCTATGGCGGCGCCGACCCCAATTTCCGTATCAAGACCCGCGTTTTCACCGAACTGGCCTGGCACTCGCTTTTTATTCGCACCCTGCTGCGCCGGCCGGAAACATCGGAACTTGCCGCCTTCGTACCTGAACTGACCGTCATCGACCTGCCGAGCTTCCGCGCCGATCCCCAAAGGCACGGCGTTCGCTCCGAGAACGTCGTGGCCATCGATTTCACACGCAGGATCATTCTCATCGGCGGATCGCATTACGCCGGGGAGATGAAGAAAAGCATCTTCACCACGCTGAATTATTACCTTCCCGATCAGGACGTGTTGCCGATGCACTGTTCGGCCAATGTCGGTCCCGGCGGCGACAGCGCGATTTTCTTCGGACTGTCGGGTACGGGTAAAACCACGCTGTCGGCTGATCCTGGGCGCACGCTGATCGGCGACGACGAGCACGGCTGGAGCAAGGACGGCATCTTCAATTTCGAAGGGGGATGCTACGCCAAATGCATCCGGCTGTCGCGGGAGGCCGAGCCCGAGATTTACGCCGCCTCGAAACGCTTCGGCGCGGTGCTTGAGAATGTCGTGCACGACGAAGTCACGCGCGTCCCCGATTTCAACGACGGCTCGAAGACCGAGAACACCCGTTCGGCCTATCCGCTCGAATTCATCCCGAACGCGTCGCTGACAGGTTGCGCCGGCCAGCCGAAGAATCTGGTCATGCTGGCGGCCGACGCTTTCGGCGTGCTGCCGCCCATCGCCAGGCTGACGCCGGCGCAGGCCATGTATCATTTTCTGTCGGGCTATACGGCAAAGGTGGCGGGAACCGAGCGCGACCTTGGCAATGAGCCGCAGCCGGAATTTTCCGCCTGTTTTGGCTCGCCGTTCCTGCCGCGCCATCCCGGCGTCTACGGCAACATGCTGCGTGCCCTGATCGCGAAGCACAACGTCGATTGCTGGCTGGTGAACACCGGCTGGACCGGGGGCAAATACGGGACCGGCCGCAGAATGCCGATCAAGGTGACGCGTGCCCTGCTAGGCGCCGCGCTTGACGGCTCCTTGCGCGGCGTTCCATTCCACGATGACAGGTATTTCGGATTCGCGGTTCCGACCTCGGTGCCCGGCGTCGAGCCGCATATCCTTGATCCGATCAGGACCTGGGCCGACAAGATCGAGTTCGACAGGACGGCGCGCGCGCTGATCGGCATGTTCCGGCAGAACTTCACCAAATTCGAGAACGACGTCGATGCCGAGGTCCGCGAGGCGGCGCCCGGCACGATGATGGCGGCAGAGTAA
- a CDS encoding PTS sugar transporter subunit IIA, translating to MIGLVLVTHGRLADEFKAALEHVMGPQKQIEAITIGADDDADLCRSDIIEAVNRVDSGDGVAILTDMFGGTPSNLAISCMSRPKVEVLAGINLPMLVKLAKVREERTLPDAIAMAQEAGRKYVTIASRVLAGK from the coding sequence ATGATTGGTCTGGTACTTGTGACCCACGGGCGCCTCGCCGACGAATTCAAGGCCGCGCTCGAACACGTAATGGGCCCGCAAAAGCAAATCGAAGCCATTACCATCGGCGCCGACGATGATGCCGACCTGTGCCGGAGCGATATCATCGAAGCCGTCAACCGGGTGGACAGCGGCGACGGCGTCGCGATCCTGACCGACATGTTCGGCGGCACGCCTTCGAACCTCGCGATCTCCTGCATGAGCCGGCCCAAGGTCGAGGTGCTCGCGGGAATCAACCTTCCGATGCTGGTGAAGCTCGCCAAGGTGCGCGAGGAGCGCACGCTGCCCGACGCCATCGCGATGGCGCAGGAGGCCGGGCGTAAGTACGTGACGATCGCCAGCCGGGTGCTCGCCGGGAAATGA
- a CDS encoding HPr family phosphocarrier protein: MTGQPDDEAAPTVDGASAPGTISCDMPIVNKRGLHARASAKFVQMVERFEADVSVTRNGETVGGNSIMGLMMLSAGIGTTITVSATGPEAEAAIAAIADLIGNRFDEDE; encoded by the coding sequence ATGACCGGGCAGCCGGACGACGAAGCCGCACCGACGGTGGACGGCGCATCTGCCCCCGGCACGATCTCCTGCGACATGCCGATCGTCAACAAGCGCGGCCTTCATGCAAGGGCGTCCGCGAAATTCGTGCAGATGGTCGAACGTTTCGAGGCCGACGTCAGCGTCACCCGCAACGGCGAGACGGTCGGCGGCAATTCGATCATGGGATTGATGATGCTGTCCGCGGGCATCGGAACGACGATCACCGTATCCGCAACCGGTCCGGAAGCCGAGGCGGCGATCGCTGCGATCGCCGACCTCATCGGCAACAGATTCGACGAGGACGAGTGA
- a CDS encoding HugZ family protein, producing MQPTANFTAANLTRSLLRRSRQGALATLMAGSGDPYCSLVNVASHYDGSPILLISRLAVHTKNLLADPRVSLMLDERAAGDPLEGSRIMVAGTAEEADGELKAVLRRRYLNVHPSAEGFADFNDFSFFRIRLSGVHLVAGFGRIVDLKPEKVLTSLDGAEALVAAEQNAIEHMNRDHREALNLYATRLLGAAAADWRCTGCDPDGLDMSADRHDALRLDFPRRVATPDELRVILKDLAEKARAAT from the coding sequence ATGCAGCCAACCGCCAATTTCACCGCAGCGAACCTGACCCGATCACTGCTGCGTCGGAGCCGGCAAGGCGCGCTGGCGACCCTGATGGCCGGCAGCGGCGACCCCTATTGCTCCCTTGTCAATGTCGCAAGCCATTACGATGGCTCACCAATTCTTCTGATCTCACGCCTTGCCGTGCATACCAAGAATCTGCTCGCGGATCCCAGGGTGTCGCTGATGCTGGACGAGCGCGCGGCCGGGGATCCCCTCGAAGGCTCGCGAATCATGGTCGCGGGAACCGCTGAGGAGGCGGATGGGGAACTCAAGGCGGTTTTGCGGAGGCGTTATCTGAACGTTCACCCCTCGGCGGAGGGATTTGCGGATTTCAATGATTTTTCGTTTTTCCGGATTCGGCTGAGCGGCGTTCACCTCGTGGCCGGTTTCGGGCGGATCGTCGATCTCAAGCCGGAAAAGGTTCTGACCAGCCTCGATGGCGCGGAGGCGCTGGTTGCGGCCGAACAGAATGCGATCGAACACATGAACCGCGATCATCGCGAGGCCTTGAATCTTTACGCCACGCGATTGCTCGGCGCGGCGGCGGCCGACTGGCGCTGCACCGGCTGCGATCCCGACGGCCTGGATATGAGCGCCGACAGGCATGATGCGTTGCGTCTGGATTTTCCGCGGCGGGTCGCCACCCCGGACGAACTTCGCGTGATTTTGAAAGATCTGGCGGAGAAGGCCCGCGCGGCGACCTAG
- the lepA gene encoding translation elongation factor 4 codes for MTTSPIANIRNFSIVAHIDHGKSTLADRLIQMTGGLSDREMAGKEQVLDSMDIERERGITIKAQTVRLKYRAKDGKDYVFNLMDTPGHVDFAYEVSRSLAACEGSLLVVDASQGVEAQTLANVYQALDNNHEIVPVLNKVDLPAAEPDKVKQQIEDVIGIDASDAVMISAKTGLGVPDVLEAIVTRLPPPKGDRDATLKALLVDSWYDVYLGVVVLIRVIDGALRKGSRIRMIGTSAAYDVERVGFFTPKMQQVDELGPGEIGFITAAIKEVADTRVGDTITDDRKPVTEMLPGFKPAIPVVFCGLFPVDADDFETLRAAMGKLRLNDASFSFEMETSAALGFGFRCGFLGLLHLEIVQERLSREFDLNLIATAPSVIYRMRLTDGVEIEIHNPIDMPDVVKIAEIQEPWIEATILTPDEYLGSVLKLCQDRRGVQKELTYVGARAMAKYDLPLNEVVFDFYDRLKSVSKGYASFDYHLTDYKPADLVKMQILVNGEPVDALSMLVHRTRAEGRGRAMVEKMKELIPPHMFQIPIQAAIGGKVIARETVRALRKDVTAKCYGGDVSRKRKLLEKQKEGKKKMRQFGKVDIPQEAFIAALKVDN; via the coding sequence ATGACGACCTCTCCCATAGCCAACATCCGCAACTTCTCCATCGTCGCCCATATTGATCATGGGAAGTCGACGCTGGCCGACCGCCTGATCCAGATGACCGGCGGCCTGAGCGATCGGGAAATGGCGGGCAAGGAGCAGGTGCTCGATTCGATGGACATCGAGCGCGAGCGCGGCATCACGATCAAGGCGCAGACGGTGCGTCTGAAGTACCGCGCCAAGGACGGCAAGGACTACGTCTTCAACCTGATGGACACGCCCGGTCACGTCGATTTCGCCTACGAGGTTTCGCGCTCGCTCGCGGCTTGTGAGGGTTCGCTGCTGGTGGTGGATGCGAGCCAGGGCGTGGAAGCGCAGACACTCGCCAACGTCTACCAGGCGCTCGACAACAACCATGAGATCGTGCCCGTCCTCAACAAGGTCGACCTGCCCGCCGCCGAGCCGGACAAGGTGAAACAGCAGATCGAGGACGTGATCGGAATCGACGCCTCCGACGCGGTGATGATTTCGGCCAAGACCGGCCTTGGCGTGCCCGATGTGCTGGAAGCCATCGTCACCCGGCTGCCGCCGCCGAAAGGCGACCGCGACGCCACGCTGAAGGCGTTGCTGGTCGATAGCTGGTACGACGTCTATCTCGGCGTGGTCGTGCTGATCCGCGTCATCGACGGCGCGCTCAGGAAAGGCAGCCGCATCCGCATGATCGGCACGAGCGCGGCTTACGATGTCGAGCGCGTCGGCTTCTTCACGCCAAAAATGCAGCAGGTCGACGAACTCGGCCCCGGCGAGATCGGCTTCATCACAGCCGCCATCAAGGAAGTCGCGGACACCCGCGTCGGCGACACCATCACCGACGATCGCAAGCCGGTGACGGAGATGCTGCCCGGCTTCAAGCCCGCGATTCCCGTGGTGTTCTGCGGCCTGTTTCCCGTAGACGCCGACGATTTCGAGACGCTGCGCGCGGCGATGGGCAAGCTGCGTCTCAACGACGCCAGCTTCTCGTTCGAAATGGAAACCTCCGCCGCGCTAGGCTTCGGCTTCCGCTGCGGTTTCCTCGGTCTGCTGCATCTTGAGATCGTCCAGGAACGGCTCTCCCGCGAGTTCGATCTCAACCTGATCGCCACCGCTCCGAGCGTCATCTACAGGATGAGGCTGACGGACGGCGTGGAGATCGAGATCCACAATCCGATCGACATGCCCGACGTGGTGAAAATCGCCGAGATCCAGGAGCCGTGGATCGAGGCCACCATCCTCACGCCCGACGAGTATCTCGGCAGCGTGCTGAAGCTGTGTCAGGACCGCCGCGGCGTGCAGAAGGAACTCACCTATGTCGGCGCGCGGGCGATGGCGAAATACGACCTGCCCCTCAACGAGGTCGTGTTCGACTTCTACGACCGGCTCAAGTCCGTCTCCAAGGGCTACGCCTCGTTCGATTATCATCTCACCGACTACAAGCCGGCCGATCTCGTGAAGATGCAGATCCTCGTCAACGGCGAGCCGGTCGATGCGCTGTCCATGCTGGTGCATCGCACCCGCGCCGAAGGCCGCGGCCGCGCCATGGTCGAGAAGATGAAAGAACTGATCCCGCCGCACATGTTCCAGATTCCGATCCAGGCGGCGATCGGCGGCAAGGTGATCGCGCGCGAGACGGTGCGCGCGCTGCGCAAGGATGTCACCGCGAAGTGCTACGGCGGCGATGTCAGCCGCAAGAGAAAGCTTCTGGAGAAGCAGAAGGAAGGCAAGAAGAAGATGCGGCAGTTCGGCAAGGTCGATATTCCGCAGGAAGCCTTCATCGCCGCCCTGAAGGTCGATAACTGA
- the rocF gene encoding arginase produces the protein MTTMTDRRKVALLGVPIDMGASQRGTLMGPAALRTAGITPVLESLGIDVLDHGDIALAGVAPATDAIPAKANNYRDIQTWIRALSPRAYDLARSGAIPIFLGGDHSLSMGSINGVARYWHEQGRELFVLWLDAHADYNTPLTTMTANMHGMSAAFVCGESGLDGLLGDEPRASIPPAHLDLFGIHSIDPLEKKLVQDRRIAVADMRAIDEFGVAVLIHRVIERVRARNGVLHLSFDLDVLDPGIAPGVGTTVPGGATYREAHLVMELLYDSGLVGSVDIVELNPFLDERGRTARVAVELLASLFGQQITDRPTPSNTLSEPRPAQVAKIRPTRS, from the coding sequence ATGACGACCATGACCGATCGCCGAAAGGTCGCGCTACTCGGCGTTCCCATCGACATGGGCGCATCGCAACGCGGCACCTTGATGGGGCCGGCCGCGCTGCGCACAGCAGGCATCACGCCGGTGCTGGAGAGCCTGGGCATCGATGTGCTGGATCACGGCGACATCGCCCTCGCCGGGGTCGCGCCGGCAACCGACGCAATTCCCGCCAAGGCCAACAACTACCGCGATATCCAGACCTGGATCCGCGCGCTCAGCCCGCGCGCTTATGATCTGGCGAGGTCCGGCGCGATCCCGATCTTTCTTGGCGGCGACCACAGCCTGTCGATGGGTTCGATCAACGGCGTCGCTCGCTACTGGCATGAACAGGGACGCGAACTGTTCGTGCTGTGGCTCGACGCTCACGCCGATTACAATACGCCGCTGACGACCATGACCGCCAATATGCACGGCATGTCCGCCGCTTTCGTGTGCGGGGAGTCCGGGCTTGATGGCCTGCTCGGCGACGAGCCGCGCGCCTCCATCCCGCCGGCGCATCTGGACCTGTTCGGCATCCATTCGATCGATCCGCTCGAGAAGAAGCTGGTGCAGGACCGTCGCATCGCCGTCGCCGACATGCGCGCGATCGATGAGTTCGGCGTGGCCGTCCTGATTCATCGCGTCATCGAGCGGGTCAGGGCGCGCAACGGCGTGCTGCATCTCAGCTTCGATCTCGACGTCCTGGATCCCGGCATCGCGCCCGGCGTCGGCACCACCGTTCCCGGAGGAGCGACCTACCGCGAAGCGCACCTGGTGATGGAGTTGCTGTACGATTCCGGATTGGTCGGTTCGGTGGATATCGTCGAACTCAATCCGTTTCTCGATGAGCGCGGGCGGACCGCGCGGGTCGCGGTGGAATTGCTCGCCAGCCTGTTCGGGCAGCAGATCACCGATCGTCCGACCCCGAGCAACACCCTCAGCGAGCCGAGGCCCGCGCAGGTCGCGAAAATCAGGCCAACACGGTCGTGA
- a CDS encoding HPr kinase/phosphorylase, with product MTGSSGTTIGPTIHGSAVLVGEQAVLIRGPSGAGKSRLAFDLILAGRGGQLPETTLVGDDRLFVTPFRNGLLVRPPSELEGMLEIRGLGIRRCAFVAEAPVGLVIDLDAPDAERLPPPNALRTTILEVELARIPVASGFPPLPIAIAALTTIQGCTDWRPATDCRKKSG from the coding sequence ATGACCGGGTCGTCCGGTACGACGATCGGTCCAACGATCCATGGCTCGGCGGTCCTGGTGGGGGAGCAAGCCGTGCTGATCCGCGGCCCCTCGGGCGCCGGAAAGTCGCGCCTTGCCTTCGACCTCATCCTCGCCGGCCGCGGCGGCCAACTCCCCGAAACAACACTGGTCGGTGATGACCGCCTCTTCGTAACTCCGTTCCGCAACGGACTTCTCGTCAGGCCGCCGTCTGAACTCGAAGGAATGCTGGAAATCCGCGGGCTCGGAATTCGCCGGTGCGCTTTTGTCGCGGAGGCGCCGGTCGGCCTCGTGATCGATCTCGATGCGCCCGACGCAGAGCGCCTGCCGCCGCCGAACGCGCTGCGAACCACCATTCTGGAGGTCGAACTGGCGCGAATCCCGGTTGCTTCCGGCTTTCCGCCACTCCCGATCGCCATCGCGGCGCTGACGACTATCCAAGGTTGCACCGACTGGCGACCGGCGACCGATTGCCGGAAGAAATCCGGATAA
- a CDS encoding sensor histidine kinase codes for MLDRTQPDLDPDAEDTSQVLASESPADAESPVDQVERTPYWRRPLEWLRRAGQFLFTLSFSSLTRRIVSLNLAGLIALVASILYLSQFRAGLIDARAQSLLVQGEIIASAIAASATVETNTITIDPDRLLDLKPGESYGAPDEISGLDFPINPERVAPVLRRLISPTKTRARIYDRDGVLILDSRSLFRRGDVIRFELPPPTDVKPGFIERTTIAIRTWLNRGDLPLYRELGPENGNGYQEVAQSLRGEKSSMVRINDRGEIIVSVAVPVERPRSTIFGSLMLSTQGDDIDQMVMAERLAILKVFGVAMIVMIVLSLLLASTIAGPVRRLADGAERVRRRIKTRIEIPDFTRRRDEIGHLSGALRDMTDALYNRIEAIETFAADVSHELKNPLTSLRSAVETLPLAKTEASRGRLLEVIDHDVRRLDRLISDISDASRLDAELQRQDEAPVDIRRLLTTLTSVANETRLGRDISVDVRFEGGASDGFSVPGHDLRLGQVISNLLTNAQSFSKPGGRVRILCRRLKSEIEIVVDDDGPGIRPDALERVFERFYTDRPHQGFGQNSGLGLSISKQIIEAHRGRIWAENRPGPTDTHGDTRIAGARFIVRLPAT; via the coding sequence TTGCTGGATCGAACGCAGCCTGATCTTGATCCCGACGCCGAGGACACCTCGCAGGTCCTCGCGTCGGAAAGTCCTGCCGATGCCGAAAGTCCCGTCGATCAGGTCGAACGGACACCGTACTGGCGACGGCCGCTTGAATGGCTGAGGCGCGCGGGGCAGTTTCTTTTCACGCTCAGTTTTTCGAGCCTGACCCGCCGCATCGTATCGCTGAATCTGGCCGGCCTGATCGCGCTGGTCGCCAGCATCCTCTATCTTTCGCAGTTCCGCGCCGGCCTGATCGATGCGCGCGCGCAAAGTCTGCTGGTGCAGGGCGAGATCATCGCAAGCGCCATCGCCGCCTCGGCCACGGTCGAAACCAACACGATCACGATCGACCCGGACCGCCTGCTCGATCTCAAGCCCGGCGAGAGCTACGGCGCGCCGGACGAAATTTCAGGGCTGGACTTTCCGATCAATCCCGAGCGCGTCGCTCCCGTGCTGCGGCGGCTGATCTCTCCGACCAAGACCCGCGCGCGCATCTATGATCGCGACGGCGTGCTGATTCTCGACAGCCGCAGCCTTTTTCGCCGCGGCGACGTCATCCGATTCGAACTGCCGCCGCCCACCGACGTCAAGCCGGGTTTCATCGAACGCACCACGATCGCGATCCGCACCTGGCTCAACCGCGGCGATCTTCCGCTCTATCGTGAACTCGGACCCGAAAACGGCAACGGCTATCAGGAGGTTGCGCAGTCGTTGAGGGGCGAGAAGTCCAGCATGGTGCGCATCAACGATCGGGGCGAGATCATCGTCTCGGTGGCCGTTCCGGTCGAGCGCCCGCGCTCCACCATTTTCGGCTCGCTGATGCTGTCCACGCAAGGCGACGACATCGATCAGATGGTCATGGCCGAGCGGCTGGCGATCCTGAAAGTATTCGGCGTCGCCATGATCGTCATGATCGTGCTGTCGCTGCTGCTCGCCAGCACCATCGCCGGACCGGTGCGGCGACTCGCGGACGGTGCGGAGCGTGTTCGGCGCCGGATCAAGACGCGCATCGAGATTCCCGACTTCACCCGCCGCCGCGACGAAATCGGCCACCTGTCCGGCGCGCTGCGCGACATGACCGACGCGCTCTACAACCGCATCGAGGCGATCGAGACTTTCGCGGCCGACGTCTCGCATGAACTGAAGAATCCCCTCACCTCGCTGCGCTCCGCGGTGGAGACCCTGCCGCTTGCGAAGACCGAGGCCAGCCGCGGCCGGCTCTTGGAGGTGATCGACCACGATGTCCGCCGGCTTGATCGCCTGATCTCCGACATATCCGACGCCAGCCGGCTCGACGCCGAGTTGCAACGGCAGGACGAAGCGCCCGTCGATATCCGGCGTCTTTTGACCACGCTGACATCGGTCGCCAATGAAACCAGACTCGGCCGCGACATCAGCGTCGACGTCCGCTTTGAAGGCGGCGCCAGCGATGGCTTCTCGGTGCCGGGACATGACCTGCGACTGGGGCAGGTGATTTCCAATCTCCTGACCAACGCGCAATCGTTCTCGAAACCCGGCGGCCGCGTGCGGATTCTATGCCGCCGCCTGAAATCCGAAATCGAGATCGTGGTGGACGACGACGGTCCGGGCATTCGCCCCGACGCGCTGGAGCGCGTATTCGAGCGCTTCTACACCGACCGTCCCCACCAGGGTTTCGGTCAGAACTCCGGGCTTGGCCTTTCGATTTCCAAGCAGATCATCGAAGCCCATCGCGGACGTATCTGGGCTGAGAACCGCCCCGGACCGACCGATACCCATGGCGACACCCGGATCGCCGGCGCGCGTTTCATCGTCCGGCTTCCCGCCACATGA
- the bla gene encoding class A beta-lactamase, with amino-acid sequence MGRAGFAVAPAALQDRFVEELKRLENQTGGRLGVALLDAGTGQHVGHRMDEPFPMCSTFKVLAAGALLQGVDAGKEDLARRIYFNEADLVAHSPETRKHVGPTGMTVAELCKAAITLSDNTAGNLLLASIGGPQGLTAFARRLGDEVTRLDRIETELNESVPGDPRDTTTPSAMAANLRALALGDVLSVKSRTQLVGWLVANTTGDKRLCAGLPAGWRAGDKTGTGERGTANDVAVIWPPDRAPFVVTAYLTGATVPADRQNAVMAAIGRAVTTVLA; translated from the coding sequence ATGGGCCGGGCCGGCTTTGCGGTTGCCCCCGCCGCATTGCAGGACAGGTTTGTCGAGGAACTGAAACGGTTGGAAAATCAAACAGGCGGGAGACTGGGCGTCGCACTGCTCGATGCCGGCACCGGCCAGCACGTCGGCCATCGAATGGATGAGCCATTCCCGATGTGCAGCACGTTCAAGGTGCTGGCGGCGGGCGCCCTTCTTCAGGGCGTCGATGCTGGCAAGGAGGATCTCGCGCGGCGAATCTATTTCAATGAGGCCGATCTGGTGGCCCATTCGCCGGAGACTCGCAAACACGTCGGTCCGACCGGCATGACCGTTGCCGAACTGTGCAAGGCCGCGATAACGCTCAGCGACAACACCGCGGGCAATCTGCTGCTTGCGAGTATCGGCGGTCCACAGGGGCTGACGGCCTTCGCACGAAGGCTTGGCGACGAGGTGACGCGCCTCGACCGGATCGAGACCGAACTCAATGAGTCGGTGCCGGGCGATCCGCGCGACACGACCACGCCGAGTGCGATGGCCGCAAACCTGCGAGCGCTCGCGCTGGGCGATGTGCTGTCGGTGAAATCACGCACGCAACTTGTGGGCTGGCTGGTCGCAAATACCACCGGCGACAAGCGGCTGTGCGCCGGATTGCCGGCCGGCTGGCGGGCCGGCGACAAGACCGGAACCGGCGAGCGGGGGACTGCGAACGATGTCGCCGTGATCTGGCCGCCCGACCGCGCGCCCTTCGTCGTAACGGCCTATCTCACCGGCGCCACCGTCCCGGCGGATCGGCAGAATGCGGTCATGGCAGCCATCGGACGCGCGGTCACGACCGTGTTGGCCTGA